A region of Massilia sp. WG5 DNA encodes the following proteins:
- a CDS encoding DUF885 family protein: MLPSVRSLRAASLAAAILAASLPATLVHAAPASASASAGEQALERKVDRIAARFYDARARFDPMLYATANGDSRYDDQLGMAIDPKVRKRYLAENHGFLKQLQAIDRTRLADKARLNYDILAAEIGAQLDLERFPEHLLPLNHFDNMPSNLANYAGGTGSQPLGTPAQYRAYLRRLQQLPAWIDQAIVDMKEGIRTGVVQPKAITARMLPQFRQLRSSDPQASVFYSPATRMPAGFSDQDKRTLSAGYRQAAVKIGQALDRLCAFLEKDYMAAGRTSAGYGALPDGAAWYQARIKNNTNLDLPPGQIHELGLKEVARIQGEMAKLAPRLGYEGPLKDFPQWVAAQPKFKPFTSEQQVLERYRQIYAQVDSKLPQYFTLLPKAKLDIQLEPELTRATASDHYTPVAADGSHPGVFWAVVNDPKEYDTVGMATLLLHEGVPGHHLHAALLKELPLPDFRKFFTEHPSAAAYTEGWALYCETLGREFGFYDDPAYYYGHLNDELLRAVRLVVDTGMHAQGWSREKAVAYAMENLGYSEDRAANQIERYMVWPGQALAYKIGALKILELRERARQALGPKFSYAKFHEVVLGDGTLPLPILEAQVNRWIASAK, from the coding sequence ATGCTCCCGTCCGTCCGGTCCCTGCGCGCAGCCAGCCTGGCTGCCGCGATCCTCGCCGCCAGCCTCCCCGCCACCCTGGTCCATGCCGCGCCCGCATCCGCATCCGCATCCGCGGGCGAGCAGGCGCTCGAGCGCAAGGTCGACAGGATCGCCGCCAGGTTCTACGACGCCCGCGCGCGCTTCGATCCGATGCTGTACGCGACCGCCAACGGCGACAGCCGCTACGACGACCAGCTCGGCATGGCGATCGACCCGAAGGTCCGCAAGCGCTACCTGGCAGAGAACCATGGATTCCTGAAGCAGCTGCAGGCGATCGATCGCACCCGCCTGGCGGACAAGGCCCGGCTGAACTACGACATCCTGGCCGCCGAGATCGGCGCCCAGCTCGATCTCGAGCGCTTCCCGGAACACCTGCTGCCGCTGAATCACTTCGACAATATGCCGAGCAACCTGGCCAACTACGCCGGCGGCACCGGCTCGCAGCCGCTCGGGACGCCGGCCCAGTACCGCGCCTACCTGCGCCGCCTGCAGCAGCTGCCGGCCTGGATCGACCAGGCCATCGTCGACATGAAGGAGGGCATCCGGACCGGCGTGGTGCAGCCGAAGGCGATCACGGCCAGGATGCTGCCGCAGTTCCGCCAGCTGCGCAGCAGCGACCCGCAGGCCAGCGTGTTCTACTCGCCGGCCACGCGCATGCCGGCCGGTTTTTCCGACCAGGACAAGCGCACGCTGAGCGCCGGCTACCGGCAGGCCGCGGTGAAGATCGGCCAGGCCCTCGACCGCCTGTGCGCCTTCCTCGAGAAGGACTACATGGCGGCCGGGCGCACCAGCGCCGGCTATGGCGCGCTGCCGGACGGCGCGGCCTGGTACCAGGCCCGCATCAAGAACAACACCAACCTCGACCTGCCGCCGGGCCAGATCCACGAACTGGGGCTGAAGGAAGTCGCGCGCATCCAGGGCGAGATGGCAAAGCTGGCGCCCCGGCTCGGCTATGAAGGCCCGCTGAAGGACTTCCCGCAATGGGTGGCCGCGCAGCCGAAATTCAAGCCCTTCACCAGCGAGCAGCAGGTGCTGGAGCGCTACCGCCAGATCTACGCGCAGGTGGACAGCAAGCTGCCGCAGTACTTCACCCTGCTGCCGAAGGCGAAACTCGACATCCAGCTGGAGCCCGAGCTGACCCGCGCCACCGCCTCCGACCACTACACGCCGGTGGCTGCCGACGGCTCGCATCCGGGCGTGTTCTGGGCCGTGGTCAACGATCCGAAGGAGTACGACACGGTCGGCATGGCGACGCTGCTGCTGCACGAAGGCGTGCCGGGCCACCACCTGCACGCGGCCCTGCTGAAGGAACTGCCGCTGCCGGACTTCCGCAAGTTCTTCACCGAGCACCCGAGCGCCGCCGCCTATACCGAAGGCTGGGCGCTGTACTGCGAGACCCTCGGCCGCGAATTCGGCTTCTACGACGATCCGGCCTACTACTACGGCCACCTGAACGACGAACTGCTGCGCGCCGTGCGCCTGGTGGTCGACACCGGCATGCACGCGCAGGGCTGGTCGCGCGAGAAGGCGGTCGCCTACGCGATGGAGAACCTCGGCTACAGCGAGGACCGCGCCGCCAACCAGATCGAACGCTATATGGTGTGGCCGGGCCAGGCCCTGGCCTACAAGATCGGCGCGCTGAAGATCCTGGAGCTGCGCGAGCGCGCGCGCCAGGCGCTGGGGCCGAAGTTCAGCTACGCGAAGTTCCACGAGGTGGTGCTGGGCGACGGTACGCTGCCGCTGCCCATCCTCGAGGCGCAGGTGAACCGCTGGATCGCGAGCGCGAAGTAG
- a CDS encoding SDR family oxidoreductase: protein MNKLDNKIALVTGGTSGIGLATAKLFAQEGARVFVTGRRQAELDAAVEAIGPNATGIRADSASREDLQRLVDTIRDQAGRIDVLYANAGGGSMAPLGGITEEHFDDAFDRNVKGLLFTVQTALPLLSNGASVVLTGSTVGIQGTPAFSVYSASKAAVRNLARSWILDVKGRGIRINVVSPGPIRTPGLVELAGDDPAAQQGLLDALASQVPLGRVGEPEEIAKAVLFLASSDASFVNGAELFVDGGMAQV, encoded by the coding sequence GTGAACAAACTCGACAACAAAATCGCCCTCGTCACCGGCGGCACCAGCGGCATCGGCCTGGCCACCGCCAAGCTGTTCGCGCAAGAGGGCGCCCGCGTCTTCGTCACCGGCCGCCGCCAGGCCGAGCTCGATGCCGCGGTCGAGGCCATCGGCCCGAACGCCACCGGCATCCGCGCCGATTCGGCCAGCAGGGAAGACCTGCAGCGCCTGGTGGACACCATCCGCGACCAGGCCGGTCGCATCGACGTGCTGTACGCGAACGCCGGCGGCGGTTCGATGGCGCCGCTGGGCGGCATCACCGAGGAACACTTCGACGACGCCTTCGACCGCAACGTGAAAGGCCTGCTGTTCACCGTGCAGACCGCGCTGCCGCTGTTATCCAACGGCGCCTCGGTGGTGCTGACCGGTTCGACCGTCGGCATCCAGGGCACGCCGGCCTTCAGCGTCTACAGCGCCAGCAAGGCCGCGGTGCGCAACCTGGCGCGCAGCTGGATCCTGGACGTGAAGGGGCGCGGCATCCGCATCAACGTCGTCAGCCCGGGGCCGATCCGCACCCCCGGCCTGGTCGAGCTGGCCGGCGACGACCCGGCCGCCCAGCAAGGCCTGCTCGATGCGCTGGCCTCGCAGGTGCCGCTGGGCCGCGTCGGCGAGCCGGAGGAAATCGCGAAAGCCGTGCTGTTCCTGGCTTCCAGCGATGCCAGCTTCGTCAACGGCGCCGAACTGTTCGTCGACGGCGGCATGGCCCAGGTGTAA
- a CDS encoding LysR family transcriptional regulator: MDHLLALRTFVRIADAGTFGKAADQLGLPRSTASKLIQDLETYLDVKLLQRTTRRITVTPEGAQYHERALRLIADLEAMDAEARGSRARPGGRLRVDIGSSLANLVLLPALPDFQRRYPDIELRLGVSDLPADLVGEGIDCVIRGGALDDTSLVARKLCEMDFVTCAAPAYLEASGTPTHPRELETGHRLFSYFLTRTGQPVPLRFRQGEETIAIEAPVAAAVNESTAHITGLAAGLGIGQTFCFAVQGHLARGELVRVLEDWAQPRHPLYAMYPSSRHLNAKVRVFVDWAVEVFAALDDRT, from the coding sequence ATGGACCACCTGCTTGCCCTCCGCACCTTCGTACGCATCGCCGACGCCGGCACCTTCGGCAAGGCCGCCGACCAGCTCGGCCTGCCGCGCTCCACCGCCAGCAAGCTGATCCAGGACCTGGAAACCTACCTGGACGTCAAGCTGCTGCAACGGACCACGCGCCGCATCACGGTGACGCCGGAAGGCGCGCAGTACCACGAGCGCGCCCTGCGCCTGATCGCCGACCTCGAAGCGATGGATGCCGAGGCGCGCGGATCGCGGGCGCGGCCGGGCGGCCGGCTGCGCGTCGACATCGGCTCCTCGCTGGCCAACCTGGTGCTGCTGCCTGCCCTCCCCGACTTCCAGCGCCGCTACCCGGACATCGAGCTGCGCCTGGGCGTGAGCGACCTGCCGGCCGACCTGGTCGGCGAAGGCATCGACTGCGTGATCCGCGGCGGCGCCCTCGACGACACCTCGCTGGTCGCGCGCAAGCTGTGCGAGATGGATTTCGTGACCTGCGCCGCGCCGGCCTACCTGGAGGCGTCCGGGACACCCACCCACCCGCGCGAGCTGGAGACCGGGCATCGCCTGTTCAGCTATTTCTTGACCCGCACCGGCCAGCCGGTGCCGCTGCGCTTCCGCCAGGGAGAAGAGACGATCGCGATCGAGGCGCCGGTGGCGGCCGCCGTCAACGAGAGCACGGCCCACATCACGGGACTGGCGGCGGGACTGGGCATCGGCCAGACCTTCTGCTTTGCGGTGCAGGGCCACCTGGCGCGCGGCGAGCTGGTACGCGTGCTGGAAGACTGGGCCCAGCCGCGCCATCCGCTGTATGCGATGTATCCGTCGAGCCGGCACCTGAACGCCAAGGTACGGGTCTTCGTCGACTGGGCGGTGGAGGTGTTCGCGGCGCTGGACGACAGGACTTGA
- a CDS encoding PEP-CTERM sorting domain-containing protein: protein MFKKYLTIALIALVTLPSYATVITYKTQLTTGNNYTTTYTVTPSPDELPISEFTIYFDYNSYANLVLSSSPAGFDSLLVQPDTALPSDGFLDVLALTGGIVFTSPQGGFSVSYLYTGTGTPGSQRFDIIDSTTFETISSGFTSASSPNDIPEPGTLALFTLGAAGISCLTRRSRTKLKTLPKRA from the coding sequence ATGTTTAAGAAATATTTGACAATTGCATTAATTGCCCTTGTAACACTACCAAGCTATGCAACAGTGATTACATACAAGACCCAGCTTACTACAGGAAACAACTATACAACCACCTATACGGTGACACCATCGCCCGATGAGTTGCCAATTAGCGAATTCACAATCTACTTTGATTACAACTCATATGCAAACCTGGTCCTAAGTTCGTCGCCTGCAGGATTCGACTCGCTTTTGGTTCAGCCGGACACAGCACTGCCTTCTGATGGCTTTCTTGACGTACTAGCACTGACTGGAGGAATTGTATTCACTAGTCCGCAAGGAGGATTTTCGGTGTCTTACCTGTACACTGGCACCGGCACCCCGGGATCACAGCGTTTCGACATCATTGACAGCACAACGTTTGAAACTATCAGCTCCGGCTTTACCTCGGCGTCATCTCCTAACGATATACCTGAGCCAGGGACGCTCGCTCTGTTCACGTTAGGTGCAGCGGGGATTTCGTGCCTGACACGTCGCAGTCGCACTAAGCTCAAAACGCTTCCGAAAAGGGCATAA
- a CDS encoding LysR family transcriptional regulator, translating to MQVSDIRIFLAVVSAGSLSAAGRQLDIGTMQVSRRLAVLEDELGVRLLHRTTRSISLTAEGEAFLPYANTISEAEDSARSALSPSSATASGVLRLTAPSVFGQTIVLPMLAGLLDRHPELRIDLDLSDRVVDIVGQGLDLALRVATLEDSELVARRIVGNPRVICASPRYLQRHGVPARLADLDRHQCIVLHAVPRWPVVANGELQRKRVNARVTTSNVDAARTAALQGLGLALLTYWDVHQQLSDGELVGVPLEDAAMEDLSVWAVMPTRRYVPTRVKVFLDALEQELARRQP from the coding sequence ATGCAAGTATCGGATATCAGGATTTTCCTCGCCGTCGTGAGTGCCGGCAGCCTCTCTGCTGCAGGCCGGCAACTCGACATCGGCACCATGCAGGTCTCGCGCCGCCTGGCCGTGCTCGAAGACGAGCTCGGCGTCCGGCTGCTGCACCGGACCACCCGCTCGATCTCGCTGACCGCCGAGGGCGAGGCCTTCCTGCCCTATGCGAACACGATCTCGGAAGCCGAAGACAGCGCCCGCAGCGCCCTGAGCCCGAGCTCGGCGACTGCCTCGGGCGTGCTCAGGCTGACGGCCCCGAGCGTGTTCGGCCAGACCATCGTCCTGCCCATGCTGGCGGGGCTGCTGGACCGGCATCCCGAGCTGCGCATCGACCTCGACCTGTCCGACCGCGTCGTCGACATCGTCGGCCAGGGCCTGGACCTGGCGCTGCGCGTGGCGACCCTGGAAGATTCCGAACTCGTGGCCAGGCGCATCGTCGGCAACCCGCGCGTCATCTGCGCCTCGCCGCGCTACCTGCAGCGCCACGGCGTGCCGGCCCGACTGGCCGACCTGGACCGGCACCAGTGCATCGTCCTGCACGCGGTGCCGCGCTGGCCCGTCGTCGCGAACGGCGAACTGCAGCGCAAGCGGGTGAATGCGCGCGTCACGACCAGCAACGTCGACGCCGCCCGCACCGCCGCCCTGCAGGGGCTGGGCCTGGCGCTGCTGACCTACTGGGACGTGCACCAGCAGCTCAGCGACGGCGAACTGGTCGGCGTCCCGCTGGAAGACGCCGCGATGGAAGACCTGTCGGTCTGGGCGGTGATGCCGACCCGGCGCTACGTGCCGACCCGGGTCAAGGTCTTCCTCGACGCGCTGGAGCAGGAACTCGCGCGGCGGCAGCCCTGA